The Halobacterium sp. CBA1132 genome has a segment encoding these proteins:
- a CDS encoding ABC transporter permease: MGYARFLAKRGLQGVFVVWAVVTVVFALRYITPGSPVAFIAPLDAGPELRQAIAESYGLNQPLYVQYGQYLWDLARLDMGQSYARGTSVSAEVFAALPVSLELAVASTVVAIIISIPLGVVSAVNHRQPSDYVATSLSLVGISTPNFWLGVMLVLLLSVQFNVFPTSGLAEIDGQTVMFVDALRHLLQGETRWMVEWLAHITLPAVTLGTYFTALVTRLTRSGMLEELGESYVTALRAKGLPEALVRYRHVLKNTLIPVITVLGLQLGTLVGGAVITERVFDLPGLGSLLIDAINQQQWMILQGCLIVVSAGFVIVNTTVDALYAYVSPEVSAE, translated from the coding sequence ATGGGGTACGCACGGTTCCTCGCGAAGCGCGGCCTGCAGGGCGTGTTCGTCGTCTGGGCGGTCGTCACCGTGGTGTTCGCGCTCCGGTATATCACGCCCGGCAGCCCGGTCGCGTTCATCGCGCCGCTGGACGCCGGCCCGGAGCTTCGGCAGGCTATCGCGGAGTCCTACGGGCTGAACCAGCCGCTGTACGTCCAGTACGGCCAGTACCTCTGGGACCTCGCCCGCCTCGACATGGGGCAGTCGTACGCCCGGGGAACCAGCGTCTCCGCGGAGGTCTTCGCGGCGCTGCCGGTGAGCCTCGAACTGGCGGTCGCATCGACGGTCGTCGCGATTATCATCTCCATCCCGCTGGGCGTCGTGAGCGCCGTGAACCACCGGCAGCCGTCGGACTACGTGGCGACGTCGCTGTCGCTGGTCGGCATCTCCACGCCGAACTTCTGGCTCGGCGTGATGCTCGTGCTGTTGTTGTCCGTTCAGTTCAACGTCTTCCCGACGAGCGGGCTCGCGGAAATCGACGGGCAGACCGTCATGTTCGTCGACGCCCTCCGGCACCTCCTGCAGGGAGAGACCCGGTGGATGGTGGAGTGGCTCGCGCACATCACGCTCCCCGCGGTCACGCTCGGGACGTACTTCACCGCGCTCGTGACGCGGCTCACGCGCTCGGGGATGCTCGAGGAACTCGGGGAGAGCTACGTCACTGCGCTGCGCGCGAAAGGACTGCCGGAGGCGCTCGTCCGCTACCGGCACGTGCTGAAGAACACGCTCATCCCCGTCATCACCGTGCTCGGACTCCAACTCGGCACACTCGTCGGCGGCGCGGTCATCACGGAACGCGTCTTCGACCTGCCGGGGCTGGGGAGCCTGCTCATCGACGCCATCAACCAACAGCAGTGGATGATACTCCAAGGCTGTCTCATCGTCGTCAGCGCGGGGTTCGTCATCGTGAACACGACTGTCGACGCGCTGTACGCGTACGTCAGCCCGGAGGTGTCCGCGGAGTGA
- a CDS encoding ABC transporter permease has product MMSPRTWRNLKREFRRSALAKVGVVLFGVVVLVAVFAPLIAPHNPTAQHLELEFLPPLGFSATRTVSTTQMINGSVETVQNTTYVSASPAYPLGTNGLGQDVLSRVIYGARTSLLVGLLGVLVAATIGVPVGLVAGFYGGNVDDALMRAADVMLAFPSLVLAVSLVGLFGTATIQVPDPWVALGLAPNMPATFTIPGTVVLVVGLVNWVWLARIARGEALTVSEEEYVKAARSIGASDVHLLRKHVFPNALTPILVLATTQVAAIILLESSLSFLGFSGTTLSWGFNIQNGQSFLAQAWWVATFSGIGIVLAVMSVNFLGDWFRDALDPGVEGEGGV; this is encoded by the coding sequence GTGATGTCGCCGCGCACGTGGCGGAACCTCAAGCGCGAGTTCCGCCGGAGCGCGCTCGCGAAGGTCGGCGTCGTGCTGTTCGGCGTCGTCGTGCTCGTGGCGGTGTTCGCGCCGCTCATCGCCCCCCACAATCCGACCGCCCAGCACCTCGAGTTGGAGTTCCTGCCGCCGCTGGGGTTCAGCGCGACGCGCACGGTGTCGACGACCCAGATGATCAACGGCTCCGTCGAGACCGTCCAGAACACGACGTACGTCTCGGCGTCGCCGGCGTACCCGCTCGGCACGAACGGACTCGGACAGGACGTCCTCTCGCGGGTCATCTACGGCGCGCGAACGTCGCTGCTCGTCGGGCTGCTGGGCGTGCTCGTCGCTGCGACTATCGGCGTGCCGGTCGGCCTCGTCGCGGGGTTCTACGGCGGCAACGTCGACGACGCGCTGATGCGCGCGGCGGACGTGATGCTGGCGTTCCCGTCGCTCGTGCTCGCGGTGTCACTCGTCGGCCTGTTCGGCACCGCGACCATCCAAGTGCCCGACCCGTGGGTGGCGCTCGGCCTCGCACCGAACATGCCCGCGACGTTCACAATTCCGGGGACGGTCGTGCTCGTCGTCGGCCTCGTGAACTGGGTGTGGCTCGCGCGCATCGCCCGCGGCGAAGCCCTCACCGTCTCCGAGGAGGAGTACGTGAAGGCCGCGCGGAGCATCGGCGCGAGCGACGTCCACCTCCTCCGCAAACACGTCTTCCCGAACGCGCTCACGCCGATTCTCGTGCTGGCGACGACGCAAGTCGCCGCAATCATCCTCCTGGAGAGTTCGCTGTCCTTCCTCGGGTTCTCGGGGACGACGCTCTCGTGGGGGTTCAACATCCAGAACGGGCAGAGCTTCCTCGCGCAAGCGTGGTGGGTGGCGACGTTCTCCGGCATCGGCATCGTGCTCGCCGTGATGAGCGTGAACTTCCTCGGCGACTGGTTCCGTGACGCCCTCGACCCCGGTGTCGAGGGGGAGGGTGGCGTGTGA
- a CDS encoding ABC transporter ATP-binding protein → MTDELLRVRNLSTRFFTEEGQVNAVEDVSFTVHDGEVFGVVGESGSGKSVTALSLLDLVDSPGRITDGEIWYRNPDLADQYSGEFVDGDFVDVVRLPERARRALRGPSFSMIFQDPMTSMDPSVTVGEQIAEAVEVQRRASANPRSTRSRTQGYGLGSLLLDSVVPTRNYVSEESWDRAISLLEDVGIPDAADRAREYPHEFSGGMLQRAMVAQALAGEPDLLVADEPTTALDVTIQAQILDLLRDIQDERDTSIVLITHNLGVIARMADRIGVMYAGELVERGTLADIFDGHVHPYTRGLVESIPDLDDPDDRLDPIEGSVPSLLDSEMDDRCYFADRCPKAMEECLEKPPEFDAGDDHAAKCYLADREYDESRALADGHFDEEVTSSE, encoded by the coding sequence GTGACCGACGAACTCCTCCGCGTCCGGAACCTCTCGACGCGCTTCTTCACCGAGGAGGGGCAAGTGAACGCCGTCGAGGACGTCTCCTTCACCGTCCACGACGGCGAAGTGTTCGGCGTCGTCGGGGAGTCCGGCTCCGGGAAGAGCGTCACCGCGCTCTCGCTGTTGGACCTCGTCGACTCCCCGGGCCGCATCACGGACGGTGAAATCTGGTACCGGAACCCCGACCTCGCCGACCAGTACAGCGGCGAGTTCGTCGACGGCGACTTCGTCGACGTCGTTCGTTTGCCCGAGCGCGCGCGGCGCGCGCTCCGCGGGCCGTCGTTCTCGATGATATTCCAGGACCCGATGACGAGCATGGACCCGTCGGTGACCGTCGGCGAGCAGATCGCGGAAGCCGTCGAGGTCCAGCGCCGCGCGAGCGCGAACCCGCGGTCGACGCGCTCCCGGACACAGGGCTACGGCCTCGGGTCGCTCCTCCTCGACTCCGTCGTCCCCACCCGGAACTACGTCTCCGAGGAGTCGTGGGACCGCGCTATCTCCCTGCTCGAAGACGTCGGCATCCCGGACGCCGCGGACCGCGCCCGCGAGTACCCCCACGAGTTCTCCGGGGGGATGCTCCAGCGCGCGATGGTCGCGCAAGCGCTCGCCGGCGAGCCCGACCTCTTGGTCGCCGACGAGCCGACGACGGCGCTGGACGTGACCATCCAAGCCCAGATTCTGGACCTCCTCCGGGACATTCAGGACGAGCGCGACACGAGCATCGTCCTCATCACGCACAACCTCGGCGTCATCGCGCGCATGGCCGACCGCATCGGCGTGATGTACGCCGGCGAACTCGTCGAACGCGGGACGCTCGCGGACATCTTCGACGGCCACGTCCACCCGTACACGCGCGGACTCGTCGAGAGCATCCCCGACCTCGACGACCCCGACGACCGCCTCGACCCCATCGAGGGCAGCGTCCCGAGCCTCCTCGACAGCGAGATGGACGACCGCTGTTACTTCGCGGACCGCTGCCCGAAGGCCATGGAGGAGTGCTTGGAGAAACCGCCGGAGTTCGACGCCGGCGACGACCACGCCGCGAAGTGCTACCTCGCGGACCGCGAGTACGACGAGTCACGCGCGCTCGCGGACGGCCACTTCGACGAGGAGGTGACCAGCAGTGAGTGA
- a CDS encoding ABC transporter ATP-binding protein, whose amino-acid sequence MSDPLLEVEDLQKYYYEQDSLLDTVLRRDPTAVRAVDGVSFDVNEGETLGLVGESGCGKSTTGETVLRLREPTGGTVTFDGDDVSDLSGDDLTAFRKRAGIVFQDPYGSLDPRMTAGEIVREPLDIHDVGTQTDREERVRELLERVGLSADQFDRYPHEFSGGQQQRVGIARALALEPDFLVLDEPVSALDVSVQAQILNLLDDLQEEFGLTYLLIAHDLSVVRHICDRVAVMYLGELVETGRVDDIFERPQHPYTKALLDSVPRPETAEADREIRTLSGDVPSPRDPPSGCRFRTRCPAVIPPDDLDVDQEAFRAIMDIRDRLDRGDLDAADVAAADEWREYVPEDVPSEAADALSDAFASLADGDEADARDRLRETFETVCERDNPALGDGERGAACHLVD is encoded by the coding sequence GTGAGTGACCCGCTACTGGAAGTCGAGGACCTCCAGAAGTACTACTACGAGCAGGACTCCCTCCTCGACACCGTGCTCCGCCGGGACCCGACCGCGGTCCGCGCGGTCGACGGCGTGAGCTTCGACGTCAACGAGGGCGAGACGCTCGGGCTGGTCGGCGAGTCCGGCTGCGGGAAGTCGACGACGGGCGAGACGGTGCTCCGACTGCGCGAGCCCACTGGTGGAACCGTCACCTTCGACGGCGACGACGTCAGCGACCTCTCCGGGGACGACCTGACCGCGTTCCGGAAGCGCGCCGGCATCGTCTTCCAGGACCCCTACGGCAGCCTCGACCCCCGGATGACCGCGGGCGAAATCGTCCGCGAACCCCTCGACATCCACGACGTCGGCACGCAGACGGACCGCGAGGAGCGCGTCCGCGAACTCCTCGAACGCGTCGGCCTCTCCGCCGACCAGTTCGACCGCTACCCCCACGAGTTCTCCGGCGGCCAACAGCAGCGCGTCGGCATCGCTCGCGCGCTCGCGCTCGAACCGGACTTCCTCGTACTCGACGAACCCGTCTCCGCGCTGGACGTGAGCGTGCAGGCCCAGATTCTGAACCTCCTCGACGACCTCCAGGAGGAGTTCGGCCTCACCTACCTCCTCATCGCCCACGACCTCTCGGTCGTCCGGCACATCTGCGACCGCGTCGCCGTGATGTATCTCGGCGAACTCGTCGAGACGGGCCGCGTCGACGACATCTTCGAGCGCCCCCAGCACCCGTACACGAAGGCGCTCCTCGACAGCGTTCCGCGCCCCGAGACCGCGGAAGCCGACCGTGAGATTCGCACGCTCTCCGGGGACGTCCCCTCGCCCCGAGACCCGCCCTCGGGATGTCGCTTCCGTACGCGCTGCCCCGCCGTGATTCCGCCCGACGACCTCGACGTCGACCAGGAAGCGTTCCGCGCTATCATGGACATCCGCGACCGCCTCGACCGCGGCGACCTCGACGCCGCGGACGTCGCGGCCGCCGACGAGTGGCGCGAGTACGTCCCCGAGGACGTCCCTAGCGAGGCCGCCGACGCACTCAGTGACGCGTTCGCGTCGCTCGCGGACGGCGACGAAGCCGACGCCCGCGACCGCCTCCGCGAGACGTTCGAGACTGTCTGCGAGCGCGACAACCCCGCGCTCGGCGACGGCGAACGCGGGGCCGCCTGCCACCTCGTCGACTGA
- a CDS encoding DUF192 domain-containing protein, with amino-acid sequence MLGRTLAVVCLLVVAGCAGLPGASTPAATTDAGNGTQVFVESADGDSLGNVTVEVSDTWQERRTGLSEHESLGANEGMLFVYGEESHHTYVMRSMAFPIDIVYIGANGRITSIHHAEVEADNDDLTGYSGVGKWVLEVPYDWTTEHGVEVGDRIRIER; translated from the coding sequence ATGCTCGGGCGCACGCTCGCGGTCGTCTGTCTGCTCGTCGTCGCCGGCTGCGCGGGACTCCCCGGTGCGTCGACGCCGGCTGCCACGACCGACGCGGGGAACGGAACGCAGGTGTTCGTCGAGAGCGCGGACGGCGACTCGCTCGGGAACGTCACCGTTGAGGTTTCCGACACCTGGCAAGAGCGAAGAACGGGGTTGAGCGAGCACGAGTCCCTCGGCGCGAACGAGGGGATGTTGTTCGTCTACGGCGAGGAGAGCCACCACACGTACGTGATGCGGTCGATGGCCTTCCCCATCGACATCGTCTACATCGGGGCGAACGGCCGCATCACGTCGATTCACCACGCCGAAGTCGAGGCCGACAACGATGACCTCACCGGCTACAGCGGCGTCGGGAAGTGGGTGCTGGAGGTGCCGTACGACTGGACGACCGAACACGGCGTCGAGGTCGGCGACCGAATCCGCATCGAGCGGTAG
- a CDS encoding ABC transporter ATP-binding protein, with amino-acid sequence MSTATEDDDPFEEQREEVDNAMYRLFDEYGRDNWLAALVGVVASIFARVLDLIPAIMLGYAVDALTQGRTFLPFLPASLRPATRTEELYAAVAIIAGAFLVGAVFHWFRNWGWNSFSQHIQHAVRTDTYNKMQRLNMDFFATKQTGEMMSILSNDVNRLERFLNDGMNSVFRLSVMVVAIGVVLFTYNWQLALITMLPVPLIAWFTYRFVKSIQPKYADVRSSVGHLNSRLENNLGGIQVIKTSNTESYESERVEGVSQEYFDANWGAITIRIKFFPALRIISGTGFVLTFLAGGYWVLVGPPPLMSGSLSAGEFVVFIQLSQQFVWPMAQFGQIINMYQRARASSERIFGLMDEPARIEENPEARELDVDDGEVVYDDVAFGYDDEAIVEDVDFEVEGGNTLALVGPTGAGKSTVLKLLLRMYDVDEGEIRIDGQDISDVTLPSLRRHIGYVSQDTFLFYGTVMENIQYGTFDAEREEVVEAAKAAEAHEFITNLPEGYDTKVGERGVKLSGGQRQRIDIARAILKDPEILVLDEATSDVDTETEMLIQRSLDRLTEDRTTFSIAHRLSTIKDADKIVVLEGGRIVERGTHDELLAEDGLYANLWGVQAGEIDELPDEFIERAAERTADVDVDESED; translated from the coding sequence ATGAGTACAGCGACAGAAGACGACGACCCCTTCGAGGAACAACGCGAGGAGGTCGACAACGCGATGTACCGCCTGTTCGACGAGTACGGGCGGGACAACTGGCTGGCCGCGCTGGTCGGCGTGGTCGCCAGCATCTTCGCTCGCGTGCTCGACCTCATCCCGGCTATCATGCTGGGGTACGCCGTCGACGCGTTGACGCAGGGGCGGACGTTCCTCCCGTTCCTCCCGGCATCGCTGCGGCCCGCGACGAGAACCGAAGAGCTCTACGCCGCGGTCGCGATAATCGCGGGCGCGTTCCTCGTCGGCGCGGTCTTCCACTGGTTCCGCAACTGGGGATGGAACTCCTTCTCCCAGCACATCCAGCACGCGGTCCGCACGGACACCTACAACAAGATGCAGCGCCTGAACATGGACTTCTTCGCCACGAAGCAGACCGGCGAGATGATGTCCATCCTGTCGAACGACGTCAACCGCCTCGAGCGGTTCCTCAACGACGGGATGAACTCCGTGTTCCGGCTCTCCGTGATGGTCGTCGCCATCGGCGTCGTCCTGTTCACGTACAACTGGCAGCTCGCGCTCATCACGATGCTGCCGGTCCCGCTCATCGCGTGGTTCACGTACCGGTTCGTGAAGTCGATTCAGCCGAAGTACGCCGACGTGCGCTCGTCGGTCGGCCACCTCAACTCCCGGCTGGAGAACAACCTCGGCGGGATTCAGGTCATCAAGACGTCGAACACGGAGTCCTACGAGTCCGAGCGCGTCGAGGGCGTCTCGCAGGAGTACTTCGACGCGAACTGGGGCGCCATCACCATCCGCATCAAGTTCTTCCCGGCGCTGCGCATCATCTCCGGCACCGGCTTCGTGTTGACGTTCCTCGCGGGCGGCTACTGGGTGCTGGTCGGCCCGCCGCCGCTGATGTCCGGGTCGCTGTCCGCGGGTGAGTTCGTCGTGTTCATCCAGCTCAGCCAGCAGTTCGTCTGGCCGATGGCGCAGTTCGGGCAGATCATCAACATGTACCAGCGCGCTCGCGCGTCCAGCGAGCGCATCTTCGGGCTGATGGACGAACCGGCGCGCATCGAGGAGAACCCCGAGGCGCGCGAACTCGACGTCGACGACGGCGAAGTCGTCTACGACGACGTGGCGTTCGGCTACGACGACGAGGCCATCGTCGAGGACGTCGACTTCGAAGTCGAGGGCGGGAACACGCTCGCGCTCGTCGGGCCGACGGGCGCCGGGAAGTCTACGGTTCTCAAACTCCTGTTGCGGATGTACGACGTCGACGAGGGCGAAATCCGTATCGACGGACAGGACATCTCGGACGTGACGCTGCCGAGTCTCCGCCGGCACATCGGCTACGTGAGCCAGGACACGTTCCTGTTCTACGGCACCGTCATGGAGAACATCCAGTACGGCACGTTCGACGCCGAGCGCGAGGAAGTCGTCGAGGCCGCGAAGGCCGCGGAAGCCCACGAATTCATCACGAACCTCCCGGAGGGATACGACACGAAGGTCGGCGAGCGCGGCGTGAAACTCTCCGGCGGGCAGCGCCAGCGCATCGACATCGCGCGGGCCATCCTCAAAGACCCCGAGATTCTCGTCCTCGACGAGGCCACCTCGGACGTCGACACGGAGACGGAGATGCTGATTCAGCGCAGCCTCGACCGGCTCACCGAGGACCGCACGACGTTCTCCATCGCGCACCGCCTCTCGACCATCAAGGACGCCGACAAAATCGTCGTCCTCGAAGGCGGCCGCATCGTCGAGCGCGGCACCCACGACGAACTGCTCGCGGAGGACGGCCTCTACGCGAACCTCTGGGGCGTGCAGGCGGGCGAAATCGACGAACTCCCGGACGAGTTCATCGAGCGCGCGGCCGAGCGCACCGCCGATGTCGACGTCGACGAGTCCGAGGACTGA
- a CDS encoding creatininase family protein encodes MRLADATWTDADGLDTNLALLPVGSTEQHGPHAPLGTDHVTAETVAETAASNYDDEVVVAPPLTVGVSEEHRQFTGTLWVSPETFRANVREVTESLASHGWDRVVVVNGHGGNVPALGEVCQRVTRGGDAYAVPFTWFDAVGDHGDDMGHAGPLETAFLRHAHPTLVREDRLDDARDGASDHWGDWQSHANLAVDSAEFTENGVVGDPTDGDAERGEELLSLAADALCDLLDAVGDRDPTRPPHK; translated from the coding sequence ATGCGACTCGCGGACGCGACTTGGACGGACGCCGACGGCCTCGACACGAATCTCGCGCTCCTCCCGGTCGGCAGCACCGAACAGCACGGCCCGCACGCGCCCCTCGGGACGGACCACGTGACCGCCGAGACGGTCGCGGAGACGGCGGCGTCGAACTACGACGACGAGGTGGTGGTCGCGCCGCCGCTGACCGTCGGCGTCTCCGAGGAACACCGCCAGTTCACGGGGACGCTCTGGGTCTCCCCGGAGACGTTCCGCGCGAACGTTCGCGAAGTGACCGAGAGCCTCGCGAGCCACGGCTGGGACCGCGTCGTCGTCGTGAACGGTCACGGTGGCAACGTCCCCGCGCTCGGCGAGGTCTGCCAGCGCGTCACCCGTGGTGGCGACGCGTACGCGGTGCCGTTCACGTGGTTCGACGCGGTCGGCGACCACGGCGACGACATGGGTCACGCCGGCCCGCTCGAAACCGCGTTCCTCCGGCACGCTCACCCGACGCTCGTGCGCGAGGACCGGCTGGACGACGCCCGTGATGGCGCCAGCGACCACTGGGGGGACTGGCAGTCACACGCGAACCTCGCCGTCGACAGCGCCGAGTTCACCGAGAACGGCGTCGTCGGCGACCCAACTGACGGCGACGCCGAGCGCGGGGAGGAACTGCTGTCGCTGGCTGCGGACGCGCTCTGCGATCTGCTGGACGCGGTCGGGGACCGCGACCCGACCCGGCCGCCGCACAAGTAG
- a CDS encoding DUF5790 family protein: MSQSSLDDDELFGEAAEEMRADVEEHLDAARAELPEADDVWEVEADNTLGVLNALRSALDAEDVESHLRDAKKAFVVGERADAFEDADELDAEISAVEDVLDDIETAREQVGELASTVPALRSALEDAHEGSDGGEDADEEESDEEAEE; the protein is encoded by the coding sequence ATGAGTCAGTCATCCCTGGACGACGACGAACTGTTCGGCGAGGCCGCCGAGGAGATGCGCGCGGACGTGGAGGAACACCTCGACGCCGCTCGCGCGGAACTGCCCGAGGCCGACGACGTCTGGGAGGTCGAAGCGGACAACACGCTCGGCGTGCTGAACGCGCTCCGGTCGGCGCTCGACGCCGAGGATGTCGAATCCCACCTCCGAGACGCGAAGAAGGCGTTCGTCGTGGGCGAGCGCGCGGACGCCTTCGAGGACGCCGACGAACTCGACGCCGAAATCAGCGCCGTCGAGGACGTCCTCGACGACATCGAGACCGCGCGCGAGCAGGTCGGCGAACTCGCGTCCACGGTGCCGGCGCTGCGCTCCGCACTCGAAGACGCACACGAGGGCAGCGACGGCGGCGAAGATGCGGACGAGGAGGAGAGCGACGAGGAAGCCGAAGAGTAG
- a CDS encoding dihydroneopterin aldolase family protein, with protein MATDAQQACFEAGIKFGALYHQFAGTPVSPESATSLEAAIEESIENQPFCESVRVDVLTEKLDTDHGYTELTGEYMEVEIVVDYEGREVVAEMAMQDGYPLMELESVE; from the coding sequence ATGGCAACCGACGCCCAGCAGGCGTGTTTCGAGGCGGGCATCAAGTTCGGCGCGCTCTACCACCAGTTCGCGGGGACGCCGGTGAGCCCCGAGAGCGCGACCAGCCTCGAAGCCGCTATCGAGGAGTCCATCGAGAACCAGCCGTTCTGCGAGTCTGTGAGAGTTGATGTCCTCACGGAGAAACTGGACACGGACCACGGCTACACGGAGTTGACGGGCGAGTACATGGAAGTCGAAATCGTCGTCGACTACGAGGGCCGCGAGGTCGTCGCGGAGATGGCGATGCAGGACGGCTACCCGCTGATGGAGCTCGAGAGCGTCGAGTGA
- the azf gene encoding NAD-dependent glucose-6-phosphate dehydrogenase Azf: protein MDEPVLLTGAAGRVGQAILDGIGDDYDWRLFDREPPTGDTDHEVVVGDVTDEDAVREAVAGVGAVVHLAGDPRPEAPWESVLRNNIDGAQTILETAVEEDVEKFVFASSNHAVGHYETDRKPDLYRADDDFRLDGEELPRPSNLYGVSKAAGETLGRYYHDEHDLSFVAVRIGNLTEGHPPIDYERGQAMWLSHRDCAHLFDCCLSADYDYEIVYGISDNDRKYYSLEPAREVLGYDPQDNSAEWDGDERVTDAE, encoded by the coding sequence ATGGACGAGCCGGTTCTCCTCACGGGTGCCGCGGGGCGCGTCGGGCAGGCAATCCTCGACGGCATCGGCGACGACTACGACTGGCGGCTGTTCGACCGCGAACCCCCCACCGGGGACACCGACCACGAGGTCGTCGTCGGGGACGTCACCGACGAGGACGCCGTCCGCGAAGCCGTCGCTGGCGTCGGCGCCGTCGTCCACCTCGCGGGCGACCCGCGTCCCGAAGCGCCGTGGGAGAGCGTCCTCCGGAACAACATCGACGGGGCGCAGACCATTCTCGAAACCGCCGTCGAGGAGGACGTCGAGAAGTTCGTGTTCGCGTCCTCGAACCACGCCGTCGGCCACTACGAGACCGACCGCAAGCCCGACCTCTACCGCGCGGACGACGACTTCCGCCTCGACGGCGAGGAACTCCCGCGCCCCAGCAACCTCTACGGCGTCTCGAAGGCCGCCGGTGAGACGCTCGGCCGGTACTACCACGACGAACACGACCTCTCGTTCGTCGCCGTCCGCATCGGCAACCTCACCGAGGGTCACCCGCCCATCGACTACGAGCGCGGGCAAGCGATGTGGCTCTCCCACCGCGACTGCGCGCACCTCTTCGACTGCTGTCTGTCCGCCGACTACGACTACGAAATCGTCTACGGCATCTCGGACAACGACCGGAAGTACTACAGCCTGGAGCCCGCCCGCGAGGTCTTGGGTTACGACCCGCAGGACAACTCTGCGGAGTGGGACGGCGACGAACGGGTCACCGACGCGGAGTAG
- a CDS encoding M48 family metalloprotease, whose amino-acid sequence MAIVGAILFAFYSVAVAAAWFFFGQSTTILGIAIVGSILLVGVQYKIGKWAALRSVGAEDMSEQEYPQIHQFVDKVCRERNLKKPTLKVASMGVPNAFAVGRRGDGTVVVSRELIQLLDRDELEGVIAHELAHIDNRDVVMMVVGQGIASVVGIVAQYIVLFTGDNDLADFFLAIVVGNLVQFFVMLFVLAISRYREYVADADAKRTINGGDPLARALEKIQQGNQRSQDSKIDENVNALCIFGEDRGLLQKLVSTHPPTEKRIQRLRS is encoded by the coding sequence ATGGCCATCGTCGGCGCCATCCTCTTCGCGTTCTACTCGGTGGCAGTGGCCGCCGCGTGGTTCTTCTTCGGTCAATCCACTACCATCCTCGGTATCGCCATCGTCGGCAGCATCCTCCTCGTCGGCGTCCAGTACAAGATCGGGAAGTGGGCGGCGCTCAGGAGCGTCGGCGCGGAGGACATGTCCGAACAGGAGTACCCACAGATTCACCAGTTCGTGGACAAGGTCTGCCGCGAGCGGAATCTGAAGAAGCCGACCCTGAAGGTCGCGAGCATGGGCGTCCCGAACGCGTTCGCGGTCGGCCGCCGCGGCGACGGCACCGTCGTCGTCTCCCGTGAACTCATCCAGCTGCTCGACCGCGACGAACTCGAAGGCGTCATCGCCCACGAACTCGCGCACATCGACAACCGCGACGTCGTCATGATGGTCGTCGGGCAGGGCATCGCCTCCGTCGTCGGTATCGTCGCCCAGTACATCGTGCTGTTCACGGGCGACAACGACCTCGCGGACTTCTTCCTTGCCATCGTCGTCGGCAACCTCGTGCAGTTCTTCGTGATGCTGTTCGTGCTCGCCATCAGCCGCTACCGAGAGTACGTCGCCGACGCCGACGCCAAACGCACCATCAACGGCGGCGACCCGCTCGCCCGCGCCCTCGAGAAGATTCAGCAGGGCAACCAGCGCTCGCAGGACTCGAAAATCGACGAGAACGTGAACGCGCTGTGCATCTTCGGCGAGGACCGCGGCCTCCTCCAGAAACTCGTCTCCACGCACCCGCCGACGGAGAAGCGCATCCAGCGACTCCGCTCGTAG
- a CDS encoding DUF309 domain-containing protein — MDAALRAGIAVYNAGHYHAAHDAWEDEWLALDDGDDERLLHGLIQLSAAVHHARDRNWTGAVGLCESASEYLADLPADYRGVNVAAVRAYVDALGSDPERVERTRPPSLTYEGSALSLDDLDAPAGVEAAVALAEDLGYDEAFVEKGAEYAREGLADGELNEFGVLLCDFVTETEQRALVATRLRQHVQRRQRREDDVAGLFD; from the coding sequence ATGGACGCGGCGCTTCGCGCGGGAATCGCGGTCTACAACGCCGGCCACTACCACGCCGCCCACGACGCGTGGGAGGACGAGTGGCTGGCGCTCGACGACGGAGATGACGAGCGACTGCTCCACGGTCTCATCCAGTTATCGGCGGCGGTCCACCACGCCCGCGACCGGAACTGGACTGGCGCAGTCGGCCTCTGCGAGAGCGCAAGCGAGTACCTCGCCGACCTGCCCGCAGACTACCGCGGCGTGAACGTCGCCGCAGTGCGGGCGTACGTGGACGCGCTCGGGAGCGACCCGGAGCGCGTCGAGCGCACGAGGCCGCCGTCGCTGACCTACGAGGGGAGCGCGCTCTCGCTCGACGACCTGGATGCGCCGGCGGGCGTGGAGGCCGCAGTCGCGCTCGCCGAGGACCTCGGGTACGACGAGGCGTTCGTCGAGAAGGGCGCGGAGTACGCCCGCGAGGGACTGGCTGACGGCGAACTGAACGAGTTCGGGGTGTTGCTCTGTGACTTCGTCACCGAGACCGAGCAGCGCGCGCTCGTGGCGACGCGGCTGCGACAGCACGTCCAGCGGCGACAGCGCAGAGAAGACGACGTCGCGGGACTGTTCGATTAG